The Saprospiraceae bacterium genome includes a window with the following:
- the tnpA gene encoding IS200/IS605 family transposase, producing the protein MAGTFSKIYIQVVFAVQNRECMIHSSWEEELYKYISGIVKNKDQKMLAINGMPDHIHFFIGMKPSCCLSDLVREVKKSSTEFIKEKKFSKYKFNWQEGYGAFSYGHSQIDSVVKYVLNQKEHHKKQTFREEYLDFLQKFEIEFKDEYLFQWIVD; encoded by the coding sequence ATGGCTGGAACATTTTCCAAAATATATATTCAAGTAGTATTTGCGGTGCAGAATCGGGAGTGTATGATTCATTCATCATGGGAAGAAGAATTATATAAATATATTTCAGGTATTGTAAAAAATAAAGATCAAAAGATGTTAGCAATAAATGGTATGCCTGACCATATACATTTTTTTATTGGCATGAAGCCATCTTGTTGTTTATCTGATTTGGTAAGAGAAGTTAAGAAATCGTCAACGGAGTTTATCAAGGAAAAGAAATTTTCAAAGTATAAATTTAATTGGCAGGAGGGTTACGGAGCATTTTCTTATGGTCATTCACAAATTGATTCAGTTGTAAAATATGTATTGAATCAAAAAGAACATCATAAGAAACAAACATTCAGAGAAGAGTATCTGGATTTTTTACAAAAGTTTGAAATCGAATTCAAAGACGAATATTTATTCCAATGGATAGTAGATTAG
- a CDS encoding DEAD/DEAH box helicase family protein: MKPEQKTRKEIIDQRLIQAGWNIHDRTQVVEEFSIALDSDLSADPIVGYGSQYSDYVLLGKDGKPLAVVEAKKSTEDANIGKEQAKQYCHFIQKQSGGQLPFCFYTNGHDIFFWDLDNYPPKKVYGFPSRDDLERYAYIRQKRKSLSGEFINTKIAGRDYQISAIRAVLEAVEKRKRRFLLVMATGTGKTRTCIALVDALMRAGWAEKVLFLVDRIALRDQALDAFKEHLPNEPRWPKQGEKEIAKDQRIYVSTYPTMLNVIRNDGNTLSPHFFDLIVVDESHRSIYNTYQEVLNYFNTITLGLTATPTDVIDHNTFQLFETEDGVPTYAYSYDEAVKHIPPYLCNFQVMKIKTKFQTEGISKRTIALEDQKNLILEGKEIEEINYEGTELEKKVINRGTNALIVREFMEECIKDINGVLPGKTIFFCATKAHARRMEEIFDSLYPEYKGELAKVLVSEDPRVYGKGGLLDQFTNNDLPRIALSVDLLDTGIDIRELVNLVFAKPVYSYTKFWQMIGRGTRLLEAEKIKPWCTEKDSFLILDCWDNFEYFKLKPKGKELKGQIPLPVRLFGVRLDKIEKAIELNETDITKKEIEKLRKQITSLPHNSIVVLDAKHELQKLEDDNFWNHLSGDKIEFLKSVVKPLFRTVSDTDFKAMRFEKDIVEVSLAKLADEKEKFETLKDSIIEEIGELPLSVNIIAKEEELIRKSQTNHFWSTVTEDKFDELILKIAPLMRFREATTPLGPAKFNFKDVVSEKEYVEFGPQHEALSIAKYRELLEQKVNELVSSNPLLQKLKEGKEITASEAEQLAEELHNEHPHITIDLLRRVYNHRKAQFVQFIKHILGIEILESFNETVSKAFDDFISNHSYLSSRQLQFLDLLRNFILEKGELQKRNLIESPFTLIHPQGIRGVFSPAEIDEILNFTEKVLAA, encoded by the coding sequence ATGAAACCCGAACAGAAGACACGGAAAGAAATCATAGACCAACGGTTGATACAAGCCGGGTGGAACATCCACGATCGCACACAAGTGGTTGAGGAGTTTTCTATTGCTCTTGATTCTGATCTTTCTGCTGATCCAATAGTTGGATATGGGAGTCAATACAGTGATTATGTACTACTGGGCAAAGATGGCAAACCATTAGCCGTCGTTGAAGCTAAAAAGTCAACTGAAGATGCTAACATTGGTAAAGAACAAGCCAAACAATATTGTCACTTTATTCAGAAACAAAGTGGCGGTCAGTTACCATTTTGCTTTTATACTAATGGTCATGATATTTTCTTTTGGGATTTGGACAACTACCCACCTAAGAAGGTCTATGGTTTTCCATCACGTGATGATTTAGAACGATATGCTTATATTCGCCAAAAAAGAAAATCTCTTTCCGGTGAGTTCATCAATACCAAAATAGCAGGTAGAGATTATCAGATTAGTGCCATCAGAGCCGTGCTTGAAGCAGTGGAAAAACGTAAACGTCGATTTCTTTTGGTGATGGCCACAGGTACCGGTAAGACCCGAACTTGTATTGCATTGGTAGATGCATTGATGAGAGCAGGCTGGGCAGAAAAGGTCCTGTTTTTAGTAGATAGAATAGCCCTACGTGATCAGGCTTTAGATGCATTTAAAGAACATTTGCCTAATGAGCCCAGATGGCCAAAACAAGGAGAAAAGGAAATTGCAAAGGATCAAAGAATTTATGTTTCTACTTACCCTACCATGCTGAACGTGATTCGTAATGATGGGAATACATTAAGTCCACACTTTTTTGATCTCATTGTTGTCGATGAAAGTCATCGTAGTATTTATAACACGTATCAGGAAGTTTTGAACTACTTCAACACCATAACGCTTGGCCTAACTGCTACACCAACTGACGTCATCGACCACAATACTTTTCAACTTTTTGAAACAGAAGATGGCGTTCCTACCTATGCGTACTCGTATGATGAGGCTGTAAAGCATATCCCACCCTACTTGTGCAATTTTCAGGTCATGAAAATCAAAACCAAGTTTCAGACAGAAGGCATTAGCAAACGCACCATTGCCCTTGAAGATCAAAAGAATTTAATTCTGGAAGGAAAAGAGATTGAAGAAATAAATTATGAAGGCACTGAACTCGAAAAAAAGGTTATCAACCGAGGAACCAATGCCTTAATCGTTCGAGAATTCATGGAGGAATGTATAAAAGATATCAACGGTGTTTTACCCGGCAAAACCATATTCTTTTGCGCTACTAAAGCCCATGCAAGACGGATGGAAGAAATTTTTGATTCTCTCTATCCGGAATACAAAGGCGAACTGGCAAAAGTATTGGTTAGTGAAGACCCAAGGGTTTATGGCAAAGGTGGTTTATTAGACCAATTTACTAATAATGACTTGCCCCGTATTGCATTGAGTGTTGATTTGTTGGATACAGGGATTGATATAAGAGAATTGGTCAATCTGGTATTTGCAAAACCTGTTTACAGCTATACCAAGTTTTGGCAAATGATAGGTAGAGGTACGCGATTACTCGAAGCAGAAAAAATAAAACCATGGTGTACTGAAAAGGACAGCTTTTTGATATTGGATTGCTGGGACAATTTTGAATATTTTAAGCTTAAACCAAAAGGTAAAGAATTAAAAGGCCAGATTCCTTTGCCCGTGCGTTTATTTGGTGTTCGGTTGGATAAAATTGAAAAAGCCATCGAACTAAATGAAACCGATATCACAAAAAAAGAAATTGAAAAATTAAGGAAGCAAATCACATCGCTCCCACATAATTCTATTGTAGTCCTTGATGCCAAACATGAATTACAAAAATTGGAAGATGATAACTTTTGGAATCATTTGTCTGGTGACAAAATCGAATTTCTGAAATCGGTTGTAAAACCATTGTTCAGAACTGTTTCTGATACCGATTTTAAAGCTATGCGATTTGAAAAAGACATTGTGGAAGTGTCCCTGGCAAAGCTCGCTGACGAAAAAGAAAAGTTTGAAACGCTTAAAGACAGCATCATAGAAGAAATCGGAGAGTTGCCTTTGTCCGTAAATATTATTGCCAAAGAGGAAGAACTCATCAGAAAAAGCCAAACCAATCATTTCTGGTCCACAGTAACAGAAGATAAATTTGATGAGTTAATACTTAAGATAGCTCCTTTGATGAGATTCAGAGAAGCCACCACACCACTTGGTCCTGCAAAATTCAATTTCAAGGATGTAGTGAGTGAAAAGGAATATGTAGAGTTTGGTCCCCAGCACGAAGCTTTAAGCATTGCCAAATACAGAGAATTGCTGGAACAAAAAGTAAATGAACTGGTTTCCAGCAACCCGCTTTTGCAAAAGCTGAAAGAAGGTAAGGAAATTACGGCAAGTGAAGCAGAACAATTGGCAGAAGAACTGCATAACGAACATCCACATATTACCATAGATTTGCTTCGCAGGGTGTACAATCATCGTAAGGCACAATTTGTACAATTCATCAAACACATTTTAGGAATCGAAATTCTGGAATCTTTTAATGAAACTGTATCCAAAGCATTTGATGATTTTATTTCCAATCATAGTTATTTGTCGAGCAGACAATTACAATTTTTGGATTTGCTGCGCAATTTCATTTTAGAGAAAGGCGAATTGCAAAAGCGAAACCTGATAGAATCTCCATTTACGTTAATTCATCCGCAAGGAATCAGAGGTGTTTTCAGCCCTGCGGAAATTGACGAAATATTAAACTTCACTGAAAAAGTATTAGCAGCATAA
- a CDS encoding BspA family leucine-rich repeat surface protein: MRNSIMLLWLLMGSMVIYGQNPFVTRWDLSIENSSQIKFLATVGTGTVASYSWSEVNGSANGSGSLGPGNYLRTISGLPQNAVIELQIQPANLKRFFFQGHVVNGNDLLTDVKAWGDPEWTSMEVAFFSCDNLNITATDIPNLTQVQSMYCMFQSANINGPMNIGDWDTETVTNMSGVFYGATSFNQDIGGWNTANVTDMSYMFFNASAFNQNIGNWNASSVTTMHAMFYGSTSFNQDIGGWNTANVTDMSYMFFNASAFNQNIGNWNASSVTTMHAMFYGSTSFNKDIGSWNTSNVTNMYQMFKNASSFNQDIGNWNTSNVTNMSEMFIDATFFNQDIGNWNTSNVTNMSGMFLNAISFNQDIGNWNTTNVTNLQSMFFQATSFNGNIGNWDTGNVTNMQYMFYNASSFNQDIGNWNTSSVTNMTSMFNGATLFNQDIGNWNTSNVTNMSYMFYNATSFNQNIGSWNTGNVTNMSYMFYNATAFNQSLGNWSLNSNVNLSQMFDLSGMSCENYTYTLIGWNNNPNTPNNRTLGANGLQYGTNAVTARNNLISNKGWSISGDSPSGYDCSLPLYVLTLSANPSQAGTTTGAGQYTEGVNVPITATANGGWQFINWTDENDIEVSSLASFTYTMPAANTTLTANFEEIPVALTTLTTTTATNITSSTATSGGNITSDGGAAITARGVVWSTSQNPTTETNEGTTNDGTGSGVFTSNLTGLSPTTTYYVRAYATNSAGTAYGEELDFETDICGRTISWTGGAGLWNDPLKWNLGFVPDNCNNVIVVSSGNITVPSGFEGFAKSIINEGHITVEQNAVLNVVGWHDNDLPVIETYPVTNITSNSAMSGGYIFNEGNSPITQGGIVWSSSPNPDIITNEGISLDGSGLGVYNSTMTGLISGTTYYVRAYATNSSGTVYGEELVITTESDFICGTETVTFTYNGNQVTYGSVLSAGRCWLDRNLGASQVATSNTDAAAYGDLFQWGRPDDGHQIRTSGVTSNLANNNIPGHDDFITTNITPFDWRSPQNNNLWQGVQGVNNPCPEGFRLPTESELDVERLSWNSNNATGAFNSPLKWSLGGYRGYDANATLGSVGTAAYIWTYNTGSEMSRRLAILNQDANFLSARRANGMSVRCIRNQ; the protein is encoded by the coding sequence ATGAGAAATAGTATTATGTTGTTATGGCTGCTTATGGGCAGTATGGTGATTTATGGACAAAATCCTTTTGTAACAAGATGGGATTTGTCCATAGAGAACAGCAGTCAAATAAAGTTCCTTGCAACTGTTGGAACGGGTACGGTGGCCTCCTATTCTTGGTCAGAAGTCAACGGTAGCGCAAATGGAAGCGGTTCATTAGGGCCTGGAAACTACCTGCGTACCATAAGCGGACTTCCTCAGAATGCTGTAATTGAGTTACAAATCCAACCTGCTAACCTTAAGCGATTTTTTTTTCAGGGTCATGTTGTTAATGGCAATGACCTTTTAACTGATGTTAAAGCCTGGGGAGATCCGGAATGGACGAGTATGGAAGTTGCATTTTTCTCTTGTGACAATCTTAATATTACCGCAACAGATATACCAAACCTTACTCAGGTACAAAGTATGTATTGCATGTTTCAGTCTGCGAATATAAATGGACCGATGAATATTGGAGACTGGGACACTGAAACGGTGACAAATATGTCAGGCGTTTTTTACGGTGCAACCTCTTTTAACCAGGACATCGGAGGCTGGAACACAGCGAATGTAACTGATATGAGTTATATGTTTTTCAATGCATCTGCTTTTAATCAAAATATTGGAAATTGGAATGCAAGCAGTGTGACAACAATGCATGCAATGTTTTACGGTTCAACATCCTTTAACCAGGACATCGGAGGCTGGAACACAGCGAATGTAACTGATATGAGTTATATGTTTTTCAATGCATCTGCTTTTAATCAAAATATCGGAAACTGGAATGCAAGCAGTGTGACAACAATGCATGCAATGTTTTACGGTTCAACCTCCTTTAACAAGGACATTGGCAGCTGGAATACTTCAAATGTGACCAATATGTATCAGATGTTTAAAAATGCCAGTTCCTTTAACCAGGATATCGGAAACTGGAATACCTCCAATGTGACCAATATGTCAGAAATGTTTATCGACGCCACCTTTTTCAATCAGGATATCGGAAACTGGAATACCTCCAATGTAACCAATATGTCGGGGATGTTTTTGAACGCTATTTCCTTCAATCAGGATATCGGCAACTGGAATACAACAAATGTAACAAATTTACAATCGATGTTTTTTCAAGCAACTTCCTTCAATGGAAATATCGGCAACTGGGATACTGGAAACGTAACAAATATGCAATATATGTTTTACAATGCCTCTTCCTTCAATCAGGATATCGGGAACTGGAACACAAGCAGTGTGACCAATATGACATCTATGTTTAACGGGGCCACTTTGTTCAATCAGGATATCGGAAACTGGAACACTAGTAATGTTACTAATATGAGCTATATGTTTTACAATGCCACCTCCTTCAATCAGAATATTGGTAGCTGGAATACTGGTAATGTAACTAATATGTCTTATATGTTCTACAATGCCACCGCCTTCAATCAGAGTCTTGGAAATTGGTCGTTGAACAGTAATGTTAATTTGAGCCAGATGTTTGATCTCAGCGGAATGAGCTGTGAAAACTACACATATACCCTCATCGGATGGAATAATAATCCAAACACACCAAACAACCGAACTTTAGGCGCAAATGGCCTGCAATACGGTACTAATGCCGTCACAGCCCGAAACAACCTGATCAGCAACAAGGGTTGGTCCATAAGCGGTGATAGTCCAAGTGGATATGATTGTTCGCTACCACTCTATGTACTGACATTATCAGCCAATCCATCGCAAGCAGGCACAACAACAGGCGCTGGCCAATACACCGAAGGAGTCAATGTACCCATAACAGCTACCGCAAATGGAGGCTGGCAATTTATCAACTGGACAGATGAAAATGACATTGAGGTAAGTAGTCTTGCAAGCTTTACATATACCATGCCGGCTGCAAATACGACACTTACAGCGAATTTTGAAGAAATTCCTGTTGCTTTAACTACGCTTACAACAACTACGGCAACAAATATCACTTCATCAACAGCTACCTCCGGCGGCAACATCACCAGTGATGGCGGTGCTGCAATTACCGCCCGCGGTGTAGTTTGGAGCACTTCACAAAATCCAACAACAGAAACAAACGAAGGCACAACCAATGATGGAACCGGATCAGGTGTATTTACCAGCAACTTAACCGGACTATCTCCTACTACGACCTATTACGTAAGAGCTTATGCCACCAATAGTGCAGGTACGGCTTATGGGGAGGAGTTGGATTTCGAAACGGACATTTGCGGCAGAACTATAAGCTGGACAGGTGGAGCCGGCCTGTGGAATGATCCACTCAAATGGAACCTGGGATTCGTGCCGGATAACTGTAATAATGTGATTGTTGTCTCTTCCGGTAATATTACCGTTCCGTCAGGTTTTGAAGGTTTCGCCAAAAGCATTATCAATGAAGGTCATATCACAGTCGAACAAAATGCAGTCCTTAATGTCGTGGGATGGCATGATAATGATCTGCCTGTAATAGAAACCTATCCGGTAACCAACATCACTTCCAACAGTGCTATGTCAGGTGGGTACATATTTAATGAAGGTAATTCTCCGATCACTCAAGGGGGAATAGTATGGAGCTCGTCTCCAAACCCAGATATCATAACCAATGAAGGTATATCCCTTGATGGAAGTGGATTAGGGGTGTATAACAGTACAATGACCGGACTCATTTCAGGAACCACTTACTATGTTCGTGCTTATGCTACTAATTCATCCGGTACAGTGTATGGTGAGGAATTAGTTATCACCACAGAAAGTGACTTTATTTGTGGTACAGAAACAGTAACATTTACATATAATGGTAATCAGGTGACTTATGGTTCTGTCCTCAGTGCAGGAAGATGCTGGCTCGACCGCAATCTGGGTGCCAGTCAGGTGGCAACCAGTAATACAGATGCTGCGGCTTATGGAGATCTGTTTCAGTGGGGAAGACCGGATGACGGGCATCAAATAAGAACCTCGGGCGTAACAAGCAATTTGGCTAATAACAATATACCTGGTCATGACGATTTTATAACTACAAATATAACCCCTTTTGATTGGCGTTCGCCTCAAAACAATAATTTATGGCAAGGCGTTCAGGGAGTAAATAATCCTTGCCCCGAAGGTTTCAGATTGCCGACAGAGAGCGAATTGGATGTGGAACGTTTAAGTTGGAATTCAAATAATGCAACCGGAGCTTTTAATTCACCTTTAAAATGGTCACTTGGCGGATACAGGGGCTATGATGCTAATGCTACCCTTGGTAGTGTTGGGACTGCAGCTTATATCTGGACTTACAATACCGGGTCTGAGATGTCAAGAAGACTGGCCATTTTAAACCAGGATGCAAATTTTTTGAGTGCAAGAAGAGCAAATGGAATGAGTGTTCGTTGTATCAGAAATCAGTAA
- a CDS encoding alpha-amylase — MKNILSFTFIFVIFQCLLISSGCQKTEPTPQIDPPGSNHPDQYGTPFNDIPKTSDVVMYEINERAFSVSGNFAGIIPRLDSIKALGVNVIWLMPIHPIGVIKSINSPYCIRNFTEVSSEYGNLEDLRKLVSEAHARKMAVILDWVANHTSWDNPWIQNKAWYTQDNNGNIIHPAGTNWQDVADLNFDNAEMRQEMIKAFKYWVLHANIDGYRCDAADFVPFSFWKQVIDTLNNIPNRNLILMAEGARKDHFDAGFQMNFGWDFFNKNKSVFSSNQSAAGYIQTHQSEYAGVADGVHRLRFTSNHDECAWDDTPLGLFGGKAGSMAAFVLTAYMGGIPLIYNGQEVGCPVKLPFFSRSPIDWSTNPDMMQEYKKLMALRSSTPAARSGSPEQFSTFDVTAFRRKAGSNELLVMVNVRNSTKTYNIPASFQNTVWKDGMTNENITLGTSLNLNAFEYKILVK; from the coding sequence ATGAAAAATATTTTAAGTTTTACTTTCATCTTTGTTATTTTCCAGTGTTTATTGATTTCTTCCGGATGTCAGAAAACAGAACCAACACCACAAATCGACCCGCCAGGTAGCAATCATCCTGACCAATATGGAACTCCGTTTAATGACATACCTAAAACGTCTGATGTTGTTATGTACGAAATTAATGAAAGGGCATTCAGCGTATCCGGAAATTTTGCAGGGATTATCCCCCGATTGGACTCTATCAAAGCACTGGGTGTGAACGTCATCTGGCTAATGCCGATCCATCCGATCGGAGTTATCAAATCCATCAATTCGCCTTATTGTATCCGGAATTTTACAGAGGTAAGTTCGGAATACGGTAATCTGGAAGATCTCAGGAAACTTGTGTCCGAAGCACATGCACGTAAGATGGCGGTCATTCTGGATTGGGTTGCAAATCATACTTCATGGGACAATCCATGGATTCAGAATAAAGCCTGGTACACCCAGGACAATAACGGCAACATCATTCATCCTGCAGGGACCAACTGGCAGGATGTAGCAGATCTGAATTTTGATAATGCAGAGATGCGACAGGAAATGATCAAAGCATTTAAATACTGGGTATTGCACGCTAATATAGACGGGTACCGATGCGACGCAGCTGACTTTGTTCCCTTTTCTTTCTGGAAACAAGTCATAGACACTTTGAATAACATACCAAATCGTAACCTCATTTTGATGGCTGAAGGCGCCAGGAAGGATCATTTTGATGCCGGATTTCAAATGAATTTCGGGTGGGATTTCTTTAATAAAAATAAATCTGTTTTTAGCAGTAATCAATCCGCAGCAGGTTATATACAAACCCATCAGTCAGAGTATGCCGGTGTAGCAGACGGAGTACACAGACTACGCTTTACATCCAATCATGACGAATGTGCCTGGGATGACACTCCATTGGGATTATTTGGCGGAAAGGCCGGATCAATGGCTGCATTTGTGTTGACGGCTTACATGGGAGGAATTCCATTGATCTACAATGGGCAGGAAGTAGGTTGTCCTGTGAAACTGCCCTTTTTCAGTAGATCTCCCATTGACTGGAGCACCAATCCGGATATGATGCAGGAATATAAAAAACTGATGGCACTGAGATCATCTACCCCCGCTGCCCGATCCGGTTCTCCGGAACAATTCTCTACATTTGATGTGACGGCATTCAGACGAAAAGCAGGTAGTAATGAACTTTTGGTAATGGTAAATGTACGCAATAGTACCAAGACATACAATATTCCTGCTAGCTTCCAAAATACTGTTTGGAAAGATGGTATGACCAATGAAAACATCACCCTTGGCACCAGTCTGAATCTGAATGCATTTGAGTATAAAATTCTGGTCAAGTAA
- a CDS encoding class I SAM-dependent methyltransferase, translated as MEYKVDFKPRYGHGKPAHGQLFSIIDQNRQHYKNILSKALEYKETIWAIQDMKIESNPVNPVWNNGFLPGLDIVMIYTMIAEYKPSKYIEVGSGNSTKVAYKAKSEQSPDTQIISIDPMPRAEIDQLADKVIRKPFENIDFDLINELEENDILFIDNSHRILPNSDAMVFFLEILPRLKKGVIVHIHDIYLPYDYPQDMCDRFYSEQYGLAMFLLANPVKYQTILPNYFVSRDEELSDWIAPVWDHKNLQNVEKHGGSYWLKINA; from the coding sequence TTGGAGTATAAAGTAGATTTTAAACCGCGATACGGACATGGTAAACCTGCACATGGTCAGCTGTTTTCTATAATAGATCAAAACAGACAACATTACAAAAATATACTGTCCAAAGCTTTGGAATATAAAGAAACCATCTGGGCTATACAGGACATGAAGATAGAATCAAATCCTGTCAATCCTGTGTGGAACAATGGTTTTTTACCAGGTCTTGATATCGTCATGATTTATACGATGATAGCAGAATACAAACCATCAAAATATATCGAAGTTGGCTCAGGAAATTCTACCAAAGTCGCTTACAAAGCAAAATCAGAACAAAGCCCTGATACCCAAATTATCTCTATCGATCCGATGCCACGTGCAGAGATAGATCAGTTGGCCGATAAAGTAATCAGAAAACCTTTTGAAAATATTGATTTTGATCTGATCAACGAATTAGAAGAAAATGATATTCTTTTTATTGATAATTCGCATCGGATTTTACCCAACTCTGACGCAATGGTTTTTTTCCTGGAAATACTCCCGAGGCTGAAAAAAGGCGTTATTGTCCACATCCACGATATTTATCTGCCTTATGACTATCCGCAGGATATGTGTGACAGATTCTACTCCGAACAATATGGTCTGGCGATGTTTCTGCTTGCCAATCCTGTGAAGTATCAAACTATTCTGCCCAATTATTTTGTTTCGCGAGATGAAGAATTGTCAGATTGGATAGCACCTGTTTGGGATCATAAAAATCTCCAAAATGTCGAGAAACATGGGGGCTCTTATTGGTTGAAAATTAATGCGTGA
- the ygiD gene encoding 4,5-DOPA dioxygenase extradiol, translated as MERKQFLKLLAMLPLSASALKLNELKKMTAPLSSTQKMPVLFLGHGSPMNAIEENEFVSGFRKISKDIPKPIAVLCISAHWETNGTYVTAMQNPRTIHDFGGFPKALFDVQYPAPGSPELANETKSLVKNVNIGLDHSWGLDHGAWSVIKHLYPEANIPVIQMSLDYKQTPQYHYDLAKELSALRNKGVLIVGSGNMVHNLGLLDWKNLNKVDFAFDWAEEARSKMKNYILNGDHQSLIHFRSQGKAFELAIPTPEHYLPLLYTLALKDEKDEVSLFNDKAVAGSLTMTSVKIS; from the coding sequence ATGGAGAGAAAACAATTTTTAAAACTTTTGGCTATGTTGCCCCTGTCAGCATCTGCATTAAAATTGAATGAACTGAAAAAGATGACCGCTCCATTGAGTAGTACGCAAAAGATGCCGGTTTTATTTCTGGGGCATGGCAGTCCAATGAATGCTATTGAAGAGAACGAATTTGTCAGTGGTTTCAGAAAGATTTCCAAAGATATTCCCAAACCCATTGCAGTTTTGTGCATTTCGGCACATTGGGAGACGAATGGTACTTATGTGACAGCAATGCAAAATCCACGGACTATACATGACTTCGGTGGTTTTCCAAAGGCACTTTTTGATGTTCAGTATCCTGCGCCCGGAAGCCCGGAACTTGCCAATGAAACAAAATCATTAGTCAAAAACGTAAATATCGGACTTGACCATAGTTGGGGATTGGATCATGGAGCGTGGAGTGTCATAAAGCATCTTTATCCTGAAGCAAATATTCCTGTGATTCAGATGAGTCTGGATTATAAGCAGACTCCACAGTATCATTACGACCTGGCCAAAGAGTTATCTGCACTGAGAAATAAAGGTGTGTTGATCGTGGGAAGCGGAAACATGGTACACAATCTGGGATTATTGGATTGGAAAAATCTGAATAAAGTCGATTTTGCTTTTGACTGGGCGGAAGAAGCACGTAGTAAGATGAAAAACTATATCCTGAATGGCGATCATCAATCATTGATCCATTTCAGGTCACAAGGCAAAGCATTTGAATTGGCAATACCGACGCCGGAACATTATTTACCGTTGCTTTACACTCTTGCGTTAAAAGATGAAAAAGATGAAGTCAGCCTCTTTAATGACAAAGCTGTAGCCGGTTCACTGACTATGACTTCTGTCAAAATTTCATAA
- a CDS encoding pirin family protein translates to MSNINLIIEERAASIGKFLVGRLLPFRQKRMIGPFIFIDHMGPVKLDERDNFDILPHPHIGLSTLTYLFEGSIMHRDTLDNEVEITPGAVNWMTAGKGIVHSERTPERLRSQDKLMHGLQIWVALPKHLEQMDPEFFHIEADKIPSWSQNDIDFKLIAGEVMGHKSPVPVYSKLFMLEIKSKKRTVVDIGKYLFGESGLYILEGFIETEGNRHGSRQLLVAKDSSLCQFTIAANTTLYIFGGESFPEDRYIDWNFVASEKSTIEAAKEKWILQKFDKIKNDATEFVPYPGKRRIKK, encoded by the coding sequence ATGTCAAATATCAATCTGATTATTGAAGAGCGTGCAGCGAGTATAGGTAAATTTCTGGTCGGAAGATTGCTTCCGTTCAGACAGAAAAGAATGATCGGCCCGTTCATTTTTATCGATCACATGGGACCTGTAAAATTGGATGAACGTGATAATTTCGATATTTTACCTCATCCGCATATCGGACTTTCGACGCTAACTTACCTTTTTGAAGGGAGTATTATGCATCGGGATACGCTGGATAATGAAGTAGAAATTACACCAGGTGCAGTCAACTGGATGACAGCAGGTAAAGGAATTGTTCATTCCGAGCGAACACCTGAAAGGCTGAGATCTCAGGACAAATTAATGCACGGCCTGCAGATTTGGGTGGCATTGCCCAAACATCTGGAGCAAATGGATCCGGAATTCTTTCACATAGAAGCTGACAAAATTCCTTCCTGGAGTCAAAACGATATTGATTTTAAGTTGATAGCAGGTGAAGTAATGGGTCATAAATCTCCTGTGCCTGTGTACAGCAAATTATTTATGCTCGAAATTAAGAGTAAAAAACGCACTGTGGTCGATATAGGAAAATATTTGTTTGGTGAAAGTGGTCTTTATATTTTGGAAGGTTTTATAGAGACTGAAGGAAACCGACATGGGTCCAGACAACTTTTGGTGGCTAAAGACAGTAGTCTTTGTCAGTTTACAATCGCAGCCAATACAACTTTATACATATTTGGAGGTGAATCTTTTCCGGAAGATCGGTACATAGACTGGAATTTTGTCGCTTCTGAAAAGAGTACGATAGAAGCAGCCAAAGAAAAGTGGATATTACAAAAATTTGATAAAATTAAAAATGACGCGACAGAATTTGTGCCTTATCCAGGGAAGAGAAGAATTAAGAAGTGA